The DNA sequence TCGAGCGCGCCGTGCCCAAGGTGAAGAAGGCCGTGAAGTGGAACACGCCGTTCTATGGCGTGGAGGGCCAGGGCTGGTTCGTGGCGTACCACATCTTCACCAAGTACGTCAAGATCACCTTCTTCTACGGCCGCAAGCTGAAGCCCATGCCGCCCGTGGAGAGCAAGGACCCCCATGCGCGCTACGTGCACCTGCACGAGGATGGTGTGCTGGATGAGGCGCAGTTCACGAGCTGGCTGAAGCAGGCGGCGTCCATGCCGGGGTGGAGCGGGCACTGAACGTGAACGATCGCCGCGACAACGTAAGCGACCTTCGCCACCCATGCCCCTTTCCAAGGCCTCTCTCATCGCAACGCTCGCTGACCAGCTCCGCGAGAAACTCAGCACCTGCGAAGCGGCGATCACCTCCACCCGCACCGCCTTCGCCAGCGACACCAAGAGCAGTGCGGGCGACAAGCACGAGGTGGGCCGCGCCATGGTGCAGCAGGAACTGGACAAGCTGGAGGAGCATCGCGCGAAGCTCATCGCCCTGCAACAGGAACTGGCGCGGGTGCCGCTGGATCGGGTGTACGAGCAGGTGGGCTTCGGCAGCCTGGTGATCACCGACCAGGGGCGATACTTCATCGCCATCGGGCTGGGTGCGGTGGAAGTGGAAGGCGAACCGTGCTACGCGATCTCACTGGCCTCACCGATCGGACAGGCGCTGAAGGACAAGCGCGTGGGTGATGCGGTCGACTTCAACGGGAAGCGGATCACGGTGCAGGCGATCGTGTGAGGAGGCGTGGTAGCGCTGTGCGTTCAAGCCGGCACCTGCGGCAAGGCGTGCTTCTTCATCAAGGCCGCATAGCGCGGATCGTCGCGCAGCACATCGTAGCGCACATCGCCCTTCATCCGCTCCACCGTGAAGAAGCCGGGATTGGAGAGGTTGAAGTCCAGTTGCTCGAAGGCTTTGTCAAAGTCGCCAACGAGCGTGTAGGTCACGGCGAGGTCGTAGATGGGGTTGATGCCAAAGGCCATATCCTTGGAATAGGGCAACAGTTCGGTGGCTTTCAAGGCCATGGCGATGGCGCGCTCCTTCTGCCCCGCACCGGCCAGGGACATGCCCAGCGCGCTGTGGTACCGGGCGTCCGCAGGATGTTCCTGCACTTCCTTCTCCAGGACCTTCACCGCTTCCTTGTACTTCTTCCGGGCAAGCTCCGTCCCGCCTTGATGCTGGTGAAGGAAGGCTTCGTACAGGGAGGCGGGCAATACTTCGGTCTTGATCACGAGCATGCCATCAGGGAAGCCGGCCACCACCCGGAAGGCCTCGTCGATCCGCCCTTCGGCCACTTCAAGGATGTACATGGCCCACTTGTACCAACCATACTCCTTGTCCACCGACGCAAAGGCCGTGCGTGCTTCCGGGCAGGGCCCCTTCCAGGTGTAAAAACTGATCCCTCGATAGAGGTAAGGCCAGTTCTGTTCGGGTGCCAGCGCGATGGCCTTGTCGGCCGCTGCGATGGATTCGGGAAAGCGGTGCGCCCACATGTAACCCCAGGCGAGATCCGAAAAGGCATTGACATCCTTGGGGCTGAGCAGTGTTGCCTTCTCCAGCGTCCGGATGTACTCATCCAAATGCCCCTCGATCAGCAGCACACCCGATCGGGCGATGAGGACCTCCGCGTTGTTGGGCAAGCCTTTCTCGGCGATGGCCCAATGTTCCATGGCCTTGGTGCGATCACGGAAGGCCCAGTTGAAATGGTCGCCGATCGCCAGGTGTACCTCCGGGTTCTCCGGCGCGAGCGCGAGCGCACGATCCGCCGCCTGGCTGGCCATTGCTCGACGTGCTTCGCTTTGGTCCATGCGCACATAGTACACCCTTGCATGGGCCCGTGCGAGTTCCGCATAGGCCAGCGCGAAGGTGCTGTCCATTGCCACCGCCCGCTCCAATTCAACGATGGCCTTCATGGTGGTCTCGCCATCCACATGCGCCTGGTGGGTGAGGTGCCTGCCTTTCAGGTAGGCCTGATAGGCCTCCACGTTCTCCGTGGGTACCGAGGCCAGGCTGTTGAAGTCGTCAGGCGTCAGGGTCTGCTTCAGCATGCCGGCGATGGCCGTGGCGATCTCGCGCTGGATGCTGAACAGGTCGGCTACCGGCCGGTCGTAGCTCTCCGCCCACAGGTGCGCATCGGTGGCCACGTCGATCAGCTGCGCGGTGATGCGCAACTGGTCGCCCGCGCGTTGCACGCTGCCCTCGAGGATGGTGCCCACGTTCAGCTGCGCACCGATGGTCTTGATCGACAGCGTGTCGCCCTTGTACTTCATGCACGAGGTGCGCGAGATCACGTGCAGGTCCTTGATCTTGGCCAGCTGGGTGATGATGTCCTCGGTGAGCCCGTCGCTGAAGTACTCCTGCTCGGGGTCGCTGCTCATGTTCACGAAGGGCAGCACCGCCACGGCCAGGGAGCGTGTGTTCTCCGCCATGGCGGCCATCGGGGCCTGCTCCGCCTTCCAGTGCTTGAAGTAGAAGTACTGGCCCACCAACAGCACGGCCAGTGCACCGATGGTGATGGTGCCACCCCAGGAGCGTTTGGGAGCAGGTCTGCTCGCTACTTCTTCATCCGTGACGTCCTCGGTGCGCACCACGCCTTCCGGCCCCCATTCGTAGACCCAGCTGATGATGAGCGCGATTGGGAAGCCGACCAACGTGAGGACGATCACCGCAGTGACCAGCCAGGTGGGCAGGCCCAGGTATGGGAACACCGCCACGGCCACCTGGATGACGATCCATGCCGCCATGGCGTAGACCGTGGCCACGCGCAGGACGTTGCGTCTTTTGAGTTCGGCCCAGAGTTTTTCCATGGTGCTTGTGATACGGCTATCCCGCGTGACTTCGTAAACGTACGCGTTCGGCCCTGATCCGAGCGGCAGTTTCCTGGAGCGACCGAGCATCTTGGGCGGCAGCAACGGCCAAGGCGGGACACCCTGCAAGCGGTGCGTCCAACCCCAGGCAGGACGTACCACACGTATTTCTTTTCGGGAGCTGTAATGATCGAAGGGGGCCGTGCGACCAATGGGGAAAGAACGAACCCATGGAACGGTCCGACACCCCTGCCAAACCCATTCCCGCCAACTGGAACAGGGTCGGGTACATCGTCTTCACCCTCGCCGGCATCCTGTTCACCTTCTGGGGCAGCGACCCCACCCAGGGGCCGATGTTCATGGCCCTGGCGCTGGTCTTCGACCCCTACGACCAGTCCGTGCCGTGGAAGGAACGGCCGCGCTGGGTAAGGCTGCTGCTGATCGGTCACCTGGGCCTGGCGGCCGCGCTGCTCGGCTATGTGATGGCAAGCTGAGCACGACCTTCGGGGGATCATGGCCGATGAACAGCGCTTCCTGGACCTGATGCGCACGTACCAACGCATCGTGCTGCGGCTCGCGGGCCTCTACGCCAACGATGCCGAGGAGCGCAAGGACCTGGAACAGGAGGTGCTGCTGCAGGCCTGGAAGGGCTTCGACAGCTTCCGCGGCGAGGCCAAGTTCAGCACCTGGCTGCACCGTGTGGCGCTGAACACCATCCTCACCCAGAAGCGCCGGCCCCGCGTGGTGGAGCGACGCGACCGGCTGGACCACCTGCCCGACGCCGTCCATGATCCCGGCACGGCAAACGATGACAGCGAACGGTTGCATCGGGCCATGTTCCAGCTGCCCGAGACAGACCGGGCACTGATCGCCCTTCACCTGGAAGGCTTCGACAATGGCGAGGTGGCCGGTATCATGGGTATCACGCCGAACAACGTAGGCGTGAAGCTGCACCGCATCAAACAACGTCTTTCCGAACTACTCACACCCCATTGACCATGGACCTCCAACACGCCTTCGCCAACTGGCAGCCCCAGGACCCCGCCTACGACCAGCGCTTGCAGGCCGCCACCCGGCAGCGCACCCATAGCCACCATCCCATGGAGCGGCTACGTCGTGCCATCCGGATCAATCTCTATTTCGCGGCCATGATCACCGTGGGCTATCTGGCGCTCTTCCCCTTCATGCCCCATCCGATGGTGATGGTCTTCCTGGGGATCTTGCTCCTGTACAACGTGTGGGCGATGGTGAACGCCTGGCAGCACTACATGCGCATCCCGGCATCCGTATCGGCCATGAACGATGTGCTGGCGGAAATGAAAGCCCAGGTGGCCTCCACCACCGCATGGATGCACTTGCATGTGCGCACGGGCCTGCTCGTGTACCCCCTGGCCATCACCGGTGGCTTCCTGTTGGGCGCACTGGTGGGCACGGGCGCCACACCGGCCGAATTGATGTCCAAGGCTCCGCTCTGGTGGATCCTGGGCGTCACCCTGGTGGTGCTGATGCCCATCTGCCACTACACGGTGAAGTGGATGATGCACCTGGTGTTCGGCGTACACGTGGAGGCGCTGCGCAGGTCCATCGCGGAACTGGAGGATTGAGCTACGGCAGCTTCGTCCCCACCGCTCCCCACCACGGGTGGATCTCGTACTTCAGCCGCCCGATCTTCACGAAGGGGTCCTGGAGCAGCCAGCCTTCCACTTCCTCCTTCGTGTCGCAGTCGTAAAGCAGCATGCCGCGCCATCCGGCATCGTTCTTCCCGTAGGGGCCTGCCATGACGATGAGGCCACGCTTGCCCTGCATGTCCTGGTGGGCCAGGTGTTCCTGTTGAAGCGTCGCGGCCGTGAGGCTGTCCAAGGCGGGACCATCACCGGCCGTGTACAGCACGAACCAGTACTGCTTCATGTGGTAGGTGCTGTCGGCGATGGTGATGTCGAAGGTGCGCTGGGCCTTCAAGCCGGTCGCGGCCAACAAGAGGCAGGTCGCGAGGATGGTGATGCGACAGGTCTTCATGGAGTGGTCGCGCGTCAACGCCACTTGCCCCGGTGGGCCTTGGCCAGCACGTCGTTCACGTAGACGGCCTTGTGGGTGGTGTAGGCTTCGCGGTCCTTGGGGAAGCGTTTGGCCAGCTCCTGCTTGAGGGCCTCGTAGCGGGCGGCTTCCTCAGGGAAGGCGCGCAGGTAGTCCCGGAAGACGATACGTTCCATGCTGGCCTTGCCGGAGCCGACCATGTGCACATGTGCCACGCGCTTTCCATCCGCGTCGCGCAGGATGAACCAGGCGTAGTAAGGCGCGTCATCGCCCATGGAAGGCCGCCAGACGAACTCGAAGCCCGCCTCCTGCATCAGGGGCGCCACCTCCTCCCGCACACGCTCCACGTCGCCCACCTCCACCTGGACGTCGATGATGGGTTTGGCGCTCATGCCCGGGATGGCCGTGCTGCCGATGTGCGCGATGCGTTGGATGTGCTGCCGCGGTACGATGCGCTTCACCTCCTTCTCCAGTTCGGCGTAGCGCTCGGGCCAGCTTTCATCGTAGGGCACCAGGGTGATGGTCTCCTTCGAAAGCGCCTTGATGCGCGCCTGCGTCCGTGCGTCCATGGCACGATCCTAAGCATTTCCGGTGGGAGCGTACACATTGGATCGCTCCCCGCGCAGAAATCCCACCAGCGTGAGACCCCTTTGCCGGGCCAGGTCCACCGCCAGGGACGAGGGTGCTCCCACGGCGGCCATCAAGGGGATGCCGGCCACCACGCATTTCTGCACCAGTTCGAAACCGGCGCGACCGCTTACAAGAAGTTGGCAAGAGGCGAGGGGTGAGTTGGCAGCTAGTGCCGCGCCGATGAGCTTGTCCACGGCGTTGTGGCGGCCGATGTCCTCGCGCAGCAGCAACAGTTTCCCAGCACGGTCGAACAACGCCGCCGCGTGGATGCCCCCGGTGTGGCGGAACACGGTCTGGGCCTCACGCATGCGATCGGGCAGGGCGGTGATCACGGCGGGATCCACCTCGCCCCAGGGTGTGATGGGCCTGCGGCATTGCGCGCGAACGGCCTCCAAACTGCTCTTGCCGCACACGCCGCAGCTGCTGGTGGTGTAGAAGTTCCGTTGCCAGCGCGCCGGGTCCACCTCCACATCAGGGTGCAACTCGGCGCGCACCACGTTGCCGCGTTCCTCGGGCTTCACGTCCTCGCAGTACACGGTGCGCAACACTTCCGCGGGGTCGGTGATCAGGCCCTCGGTGAAGAGGAAGCCCAGGGCGAGTTCCTCATCGTGACCCGGTGTGCGCATGGTGACACTGAGGCGCAACTCCCGGCGATCGTCCAGTGGCCCATGGCCCAGGCGGACCTCCAGCGGCTCCTCGGTAACGAGGATATCATCGGCCGGGGTGATGCTGCCTGCATCGTAGCGGATGATGTGGGTGGAGGTGACGGGGAAGGCCATTTTCATCGCTTGGTTGACTGGTCATCACTGCGTAGAAAACGCAAGACCCGCTCTTTGTCGGCGATCGCCTTCCTGTCCACCAAAGCCATTGCACGCGCCAATGCCTTGTCCTCTTGCAAGGTGGACAAGCGTCGAGGTGCTTCCCGTTTCATTATCCAAAGCTACCCCGTCCGCCGCCAACACGTCACCAGGTGATCATCCACCATGCCCACCGCCTGCATGAAGGCGTACACGATGGTACTGCCCACGAAGCTGAAACCGGCCTGCTTCAGGTCCTTGCTCAACGCGTCGGACACCGGTGTGCTTGCAGGCAACTGCTTCATTCCGGTCCAGTGGTTCACGATGGGCTTGTGGCCCACATGCTTCCACAGAAAGCGATCGAAGGAACCCCTGCCACCTTCCATGATACGCAGGTAGGCTTGTGCGTTCTTGATCGTGCTGGTCACTTTGGCGCGGTTGCGGATGATGCCGGGATCGATCATCAAGCGTTCGATGTCCTTCGTGCCATAGCGCGCGATCATCTCGGCGTTCCAATCGTCGAAAGCTTTCGCATAACTCTCCGTGCGGATGAGGATGGTGTACCAGCTCAAGCCGGCCTGCGCACCATCTAGGACGAGCTTCGCGAAGAGGCGCCGATCGTCATGCTCGGGCACGCCCCACACCGTGTCGTGGTAGTGCTTGTAGATGTCGTCCTTCAGGCACCAGGGGCAGCGGACCAGGTCGGGCATGAGCGCATGTGGGCGTGAGCGCTGGTGCGCATGGCCGACCTGAAAGGTAGGCGCTCTACGGATGACGGCTTGATGGACGGCACCACCATCAAGTCGAATCCGCTGGCGATAGTTCGCACGGTCGCGCTATCGGCCCATCACCATCAGCGTCGACGAAGAAAGGCTCCCGCTCGTCATGATCGCACGCACCGAATAGGTGCCAGGTGCCAAGCCGTCCAATGCCAGGGAGAGGCTCATTGAACCGGCTACGCGTTCCAGGATCACACATCGGCCGACGGCATCGAAGAGCGCGACCTCATCAAGGAGTTCGGACCCTCCTGCACCTACCGTCACCTGGTCCCTGGCGGGATTGGGATGCACTGTCAATGCACCTGATGTTCCGTTATCCGGTTGACCGGTGCTACACACGGCCATGAACCAGGGGCAGGCTGTAGGGTCGGTGGAAAAGAAGTCCAGCAGAAGATCCGCGACCTTCTGCCTCCCCGCAGGTGATGGGTGAAGGCCATCGGGCTGGAAGTCTTCCGGGCATTCCCATGTGAGACCATCACTTCTCGGTGTGGTGCCATCGGCCCAGAGGTACACGCCCCAAGCCAACCAAGGCGAGACCGCCTCGGGGCCGGTGTAGGCGAGTTCCGGATCGCCTTCGATCTGGGCTTCGATCAGATGCTTCATCACCCAGCCCTGCCAATGCGCGTACGGCTCGGGATTGGTGCCCGAGGCATAGCCACCATAGATCCTGCTCGCCACATAACAGATCCGCACATGGGGAAATCGACCTTTCAGTTCATGCGTGATCCGCTTGGTCTGGGTCAGCAGGCTGTCATAGTACTCCGGTAGCGGCGTGGTCACGGCCTGGTTGGCCACCTTCAGCCAGATCACCTGCACCTGCGCTGCTGTCACACCAGCGTTGGTCAAACGATCGTCCACCGTGTTCCAATACGAGGCGTAATTCGGGTTCGTCGGCGTGGATTGGATCACCGCGGTCTGGCCGCCAACGCCGCCATTCACCAAGACCAAGGCTGGGTGCTTGCCGGGATACGCGTTCGCCGTTTGAATGAAAGCGCCAGACTCCTGCGATGTGTTGGACATGCCGATGGAAAGCCAGACGGCCTTTCCATTCACCGGATCCGGATCGCCAATTGCGTCCAACGGTTGCACCATGGCGGCCAAGGCCAACCCAGCGTCCAGATGTGCCGCCGGCATCGCATTGGCACCATCGGGGTACAGGCCACCCGCCCAGCCATTGTATGTGCCCGCACCAAGGTCCATGATGGGCACGAGGCCCACGGATGCTTGCGAACAATCGGCTTGTCCCAACAGCATGTGCGGGAGGAGCAGGGCAAGCCATGAAGCGTTTCTGTGGGACATAGGCGAAAGGTAGTCGGGTTGGGTTCGGGTCGTCGATGGCCGGATCATCCCGCGAACTCCTCACCTCTCGATGGCGGTCCGACCGGATCGACTTCCCGCTCCATGAAGACCAATGCGGCAGCGAGTACCGGTTCCGCCGCATGGTAGGCTTGGATCCGCCGAAACCCGAAACGCTCATAGAGCCCAAGGGCTTCGGTCATGAAAAACCCGGTATCGAGCCGCATGATCCGAAAACTTCGTTCACGCGCCGCATTGATGAAGGCGGTCACCAGGGCTTTCCCGATGCCCTTTCCACGCTGGGATCCCGGTACGTAGAGCCGCTTCATTTCGCACG is a window from the Flavobacteriales bacterium genome containing:
- a CDS encoding sigma-70 family RNA polymerase sigma factor; translated protein: MADEQRFLDLMRTYQRIVLRLAGLYANDAEERKDLEQEVLLQAWKGFDSFRGEAKFSTWLHRVALNTILTQKRRPRVVERRDRLDHLPDAVHDPGTANDDSERLHRAMFQLPETDRALIALHLEGFDNGEVAGIMGITPNNVGVKLHRIKQRLSELLTPH
- a CDS encoding 3-oxoacyl-ACP synthase, which produces MPLSKASLIATLADQLREKLSTCEAAITSTRTAFASDTKSSAGDKHEVGRAMVQQELDKLEEHRAKLIALQQELARVPLDRVYEQVGFGSLVITDQGRYFIAIGLGAVEVEGEPCYAISLASPIGQALKDKRVGDAVDFNGKRITVQAIV
- a CDS encoding GNAT family N-acetyltransferase, encoding MLRIVEADTPELLSLASDLLRDFPPHQRRRYADHLHIVERYFDEAAYAHELADLHAHYGPPQGCVLLALEDKETVGVVCLRKLDGEACEMKRLYVPGSQRGKGIGKALVTAFINAARERSFRIMRLDTGFFMTEALGLYERFGFRRIQAYHAAEPVLAAALVFMEREVDPVGPPSRGEEFAG
- the fdhD gene encoding formate dehydrogenase accessory sulfurtransferase FdhD codes for the protein MAFPVTSTHIIRYDAGSITPADDILVTEEPLEVRLGHGPLDDRRELRLSVTMRTPGHDEELALGFLFTEGLITDPAEVLRTVYCEDVKPEERGNVVRAELHPDVEVDPARWQRNFYTTSSCGVCGKSSLEAVRAQCRRPITPWGEVDPAVITALPDRMREAQTVFRHTGGIHAAALFDRAGKLLLLREDIGRHNAVDKLIGAALAANSPLASCQLLVSGRAGFELVQKCVVAGIPLMAAVGAPSSLAVDLARQRGLTLVGFLRGERSNVYAPTGNA
- a CDS encoding DNA-3-methyladenine glycosylase I translates to MPDLVRCPWCLKDDIYKHYHDTVWGVPEHDDRRLFAKLVLDGAQAGLSWYTILIRTESYAKAFDDWNAEMIARYGTKDIERLMIDPGIIRNRAKVTSTIKNAQAYLRIMEGGRGSFDRFLWKHVGHKPIVNHWTGMKQLPASTPVSDALSKDLKQAGFSFVGSTIVYAFMQAVGMVDDHLVTCWRRTG
- a CDS encoding GrpB family protein codes for the protein MDARTQARIKALSKETITLVPYDESWPERYAELEKEVKRIVPRQHIQRIAHIGSTAIPGMSAKPIIDVQVEVGDVERVREEVAPLMQEAGFEFVWRPSMGDDAPYYAWFILRDADGKRVAHVHMVGSGKASMERIVFRDYLRAFPEEAARYEALKQELAKRFPKDREAYTTHKAVYVNDVLAKAHRGKWR